The nucleotide sequence TGTTTACACTCATTGATCCTAAgaactttttgttttgttttgtttctgaaCGCAGCACTCGAGGTTGTTTATAGCTTCATAGGTTGTTTGTTGTTAGGGAAATTATGCAAGTCACGTGTAACTGATATCATGTAAGTCACACGTGAACAAAGTCACAGATGACCAAATCCAGGGAACCCCCCTGTGTTGGTGTGGTCCATTCTGTTCTACTCAATCATGTCATTTTTGGGTTCTTCTCTTGCACCATGCTAAACGATTGCACTTTTGTCTATTCTTATATGTAATGTATATGAATTGATCATCACTTGAAATGATTCACTTCACCATATAAGGTTGTTTTCCTCTGATGTTCATTTACATTTAGTGTCTAACTTACAATTTGCAACAAGACACCATTAGGAGATACCAAAGTTGAATTGTAAATTACTCGCTAGTAAAATCAAGAGTTTACCGATTTAGTCAGACTGTAAGagcttattttaatttgaaagaGTTTAGAAAATGGTTTCCGACTTTCTTTGCAGAGTTTGACAAAGATGCTCACATCTTTAATACGCCAATTTATATGTTATCACCACTGTCCTACTCACTTACACACACAACCTTCACCAAAACCACTGTTTCTGCTATCATTTGGAATAATGCTGCAAGAAATGTTTCTTGACACAACACTGAAATGAGCCATGCGTGTAGTTGTGACAGCAAAAGTGGCTTCATTAGCATTACgctattgttattgttatgaCAGTCAATATGAATCACTGCAAGAAGGGTAAAAGACAAACCAAAAACATGACAAGAAAGTGAAGAAACACTTGCTATTTTATTCACCATTATTAAAGTAGAACCAAATATGTACCTTTTACTGTTCACATTACAGTACTTAAAAATCCTTGATACCCAAAATTTCCACAGACATGGAGACAATTTATCCCAACTACTCTCCAATAACGACAGTGACAtattcaaaagtcaaaacactAAAGAAGCACAACGATAAATTCATCTGCAGGATGAACTGGCTCATAACTCcttcaaatttgaatttagCTTTGTATATGAGAAATTCTGACAAGTTTTTTCTAAGTCTAGACTCGCCTATCTTCATTTGGTTTTGGAATTTTCTTGAACTCGTAGTCATTAATGTCCACTTTTTGTTGCAAAGCCTAtgcaacaacaaataaaaatcaaattatggATCATCATGATTACATTAAATTGCTAATGACAGGGAAAACAAACCTTTAGCTCATCGTCCAATGAAATCTTCTTTGGCTTGTATGCATTTACTGGTCCTGTTCTAGACAGTGCTTTTCTTGCTTCAATTATTTCCCATTCCTTATCATCTTTTACCCTTGAAATGTCCTTGCTGGGAAGACACAGATGCATGTACATCAGAAGAAGGACGGagtaaaacaagataaaaataaaggatgtggttaaacataaaaattactTCATATATCCCTATACACAAGCAAAGTCAAACCATGTCCTGTTCCTATTGCAGTCATATAATCTTAGATCGACTATATAGTACATGTTTGAATTAGAGGTAGGTTATGCAAAATAACAGTGGCAACTTGATTTGgttaaagtttcaaaatatagcTTTACTAAATCACAATGGCACACCGTAATTTCATCAAACTCATTGTCAATCCAAAGATACAGCATATACAACCTGATAGTTAATACCAAACAGAGCTTGTAGTAATATAGACTTGCATgttcaagaaaaatataaaacaactcCCCGCTGTTCAGGCTAAGCTTTGTCCCTCTTagggggggtgtattggattgagatttcaagagattttaaaagactttttaattataaaaaagtcttgtggtattcaatcaagactttcataaaatataaataatcttgtggtattcaattaagacaatcaagacttttttttCAATGTAACGAAATCTGTttggtattcaattaggatttttCACAACTTATAAAATGTCCATTGGTATTCAAAAATCtaagattttgatggattctTCTATGGAATGGATTTTAtgagactttttagttaaaaatgtgAACACAATACTCATTCAACAATCTCACAAAAATTTGTGAGACTTTGGTGAGACTCTCACAATTTTCTTTTCCGTGCTGTCCAACAAAATTCCATTTTCTCATTAGTTTTCATGTGCACAGAGTAAGGTCCTTTCTAACTTTGTTCTGGGTGTAGAGGCCTCTATAATTTCATTCTCGTAAGATTTTAACTCCTTGTTCAATTTATTACTTCTacttcaaactatttttttcaagACAACTCTTGTCACTTCTGTGTATTATTGGTGATTAACAGTACTATAAGTACACTATTTTTAACGAGTCAGTACTATAAGCATTAACAGTAATTTTATTGGTGTATTAACGAAGACGACTCTATGTATAGAACCATTCTTCGTGTATTAACAGGCTTCAAAGTCTGTTAAAAGTTAGAAATGAATGTAATAGTGTAATACACGGcgttggaaaaaataaaaacatcctATAAGCATCCAGGAAAAACACAATTAATATATCTTGAtataaatcctttgaaatcttgATAGTctcttaaaatcttataaaatcttagtatataaatccattgaaatccaaATTACAAATCTTGagaatcttttaaaatcttaaaagtcatTGAAATCTTgcatagtcttttaaaatccactAGACTTTTTCATGcaaaaattgtcttttaaaatcctaatccaataatTCATTTATTCTGTCTGTTATCCCTCCCTCTCCCCATTGTTCAATTCACAAACCAACTTGGAAACATAAACAATACAAGGATTTTAAGCACGTTTAGAAAATCTTGTTTTCTGCAGTTGTAACATGTGGTGAACACGCAGCTACGCCTTCGAGATGTGGGGTACTAAACGGTGAATGAATTTCAACCGTGATTCTAAACATGCTATAAGTTGCTTTAAAGATGACTGTATATCTAATCATTCGTTAACTCAGATTGTTTGTTCTCGTTCTCCCCCTGTAttgtatcatatcatatcatatgtaCCTTGTTTTTGATTCACAAACATATTCAGATTCCTACCGTATAACATAAGCCTTAAAACTTGTAATTAGCAAAATGAAGTGGCAAAGCAATACAGTGTCAATGTTGATTAGCTATGGATATATCGGTTAGCCAGACTCCTACCAtataacatttttgaaaataaccTACCATATAACATGATCATTTGTTATGCAAGTACAATTAATCTAAACCacttatcaattcattaatgaTTGATATTGATCTCTTTACTTTACCCTCTAAATTGAGTAGCTCACTTTCGAGGGGTTGGACCCTTAATTATCAAACATAGTTCAAGTCTCCTATCATATTAACATAAGCCTCAAAACTAGTAATCAGCAAAATGAAAGCATttcagtgtttttttttttttttaagcaaatggGGTGCAGATGGGAAACCCTCTGCAACACCCTAACCTAGTCAAATCACATGATCAGTCCAAACGGTAGACATTTCAAATACAACAAAAGTGGTCTAAAATAAACCGAAACAAATGCACACACACCAGAGGCACTATCCAACAATTCAGTGATAAAATACAATAACCGATGAAAAGGCGTAAATTAACTAACTAACCTGCCTTGCAAAAGATGGCCAAGACCAAGAGCACCAAAAACAGTAAGAGAGATCATAGGAAGGCCATATCTAAGAAAAGGGCCTTTTCTGCCCCATCTTTTGAAAGTGGAAGCTGTTTTTTCAACTGTAGAACTTTCTTTTCCAGCCTGACTCTGAATTGTAGTCATTGATTGATCACACAAAAATGGCTTCTTTCAACTACAGAATTAGGGAAAAGCGTGAAATTCATTAAAACACTATCACCATTTCATACacgcattttatcaaacatgtAACGTGCAAAACACACAAATATAGTAAAATAGAGGTTGTACAAATTAAACAGAACAAGCCAGAATCacacaacaaaatcaaaaattgatagattttccatacaaaaacttgttttgcaaaaacaaaaagaaagaaagaaactcaCAGCAACCAACAAACAAacgcagagagagagagagcgagaGCGGTGGTGATGAGAGAAGGACGATGAAGGAATGCCTCAGGTGATCCACCATGGATCAATAATTCAACTTTCATTTACAGCCattgatataatattaattaatttattcaacGCTTCATATTGAGCTACTTActgaggtttttattttttatttatcttatcttatcttctttctctttttttttttttcttcttcaagaaACCTCGTCAAAGataacacattttaaatgtgaagaagtgTATATATTTCGAACACCGAGCCTTGTATATGTAATATTCCTACTAACCAAATTAAGTTCATGGAGATCTTCTTACTCCCTTCGtttactattataagcaaaagttgattttttagattcattcaataaatgatgtatacaTCAttatatagaccacatacatcatttattgaatgattttaaaaaatgaacttttgcttataatagtgaccgaaaGGAGTATCTTCTTACTAGCGTAAATGATTAAGTACGAGTTAGTTTTTCgctaaaaatttataaattgtttaaaatataatgGATAAACTAATACTACATTATGTAAgttaatttttagattcattaaataattgatgtataagaaatataatatagttcaaatacatcaattatttaaatgTGAACAATGGGTATTTTAGTTTcctaacaaaattttataaatctCCATGTCCATTTTAAGTTCTTAGTTTTTATAAATCTCCATGTCcattttaagtttttagttGGTTGTGTGTCATTTAGAGTAGAAATATGTTAAGTTTGCTTAAAATTGATGTAGCATGATAAAACTTACCAAACACTGATGGGGCATATTTAGAGGCAAAACTGGTTTTAGTTTCATATTGTAGAATTTGATGGGGCATTTAAACAttggataaaaattaaaagcataAAGTCAATCTGAATTGTAAAcatatgaaaatttgttttgacTAGTTGTAAATATTAGAGGCAAAGATGTAACATCTTCTTAACACTTGACGCAAACAAAAACTTGAACTGCATAACAATCCAATCCAAGTAGCATAAAGGAAGAAGCAACTATTAATTATTTAGTTACATTATTACTTGGAGAAAACAGGTAAATGAAACTTAGAATTTCAATAATCAGTTAACTAACTGCCACAACATTTTCTTCCAACTCAGTTACTGCATCTGGTGCTATTTTGGACTTCCTGCATGGCTTTGAAGCCTTAGGATTAGATGGCTTAGGAATTAACCTGCATCCCAATTTCTTCAAGAGCATGTTCCAACTTCCCTTAGACTTCATCATTTTCTCCAAATCTTGTTTCATGCTCAGACACTCCTTTTCAAGCTCTGAAACTCTATCTTTCATGTGATCAAAAGCTACAACAGGGTTGTTATGTGTTGTGTTTCCATCATTTCTTAGCAGAGCAAGGTTTCCACTCAGGGTTGTTGAGTTTTCAAGAGTGTCAGAAGCAAAGAACCAACCTGCAACAGATGTGCGTAGCTTGAGTTGTTCGAAGAACAAAACTTGGACAACAACACGAAGTGGTAGCCTTTCGTTTTGAGCTGCGTGTGTGCTTGCTTCCAATGAGAGTTTCTGGCAATTCATCAGCCTGCAGATTTGTTCCTTCTCAGATTCTGTCATCCATGCATGGCTCTGAAATTCataattttccgttagtgtctGTCTAAAAATTACCAATGAAACATCATGTGTActaaatgaaaaaacaaatctCTTTAAATCTTATGagacaaatattattaatttgatcCTCTTATTTACTATTAAGCATATAGAGAAAGTAGGCAACCTTGAGGTAGATATCAATTGCACGGTAAATACCATCATCCAAGGTCCTAGCACAATCAGGAATAACAGCAGCAAGTGACTGAAATTTTGGAAATTTCAAGTTGACATCAGGTGCTACTTCAGCTAAGTAACTATCCATCAAATCAGCAACTTTTGTCATTGGAGTAGCACGTTGACAATTTCCAACAATGCGTCTCTCTTCCTCAACAATATCATTATTAGATGTAGAATCAgcatcatcattatcaacaatcaTGAAATGATCAAGCATTCTTTGAACACAATCAATATCATGGATTGTCTCCATTGAGTAACCAATGTTAGGAATCAAGAGATCTTCAAGATCAGCTTCATCTAATTGAAAACCAATTCTTTTCTCCAAGCTTGCACAACAACAAGAGCTTGCATATAAAGCCATAGCTGTTCTTAAACTTCTAAGCAAAAATTTAGTTTGTGTTACACCCTTTTCATTTGGAAGCAACTCAACTATTTCTTCAATCAGATTCCTTTGATCTGCTTcagaaagatttgattttgacGAGTTTCCATTTTGAAAACTTGACAAAGAAGGTATGTGTTTTTTTGCATAGTAAACAAGTGATCCAGAAACTCTCCTTGGTTTCATGTGTCTAGCAATAGCACCTTGCATAAATCTTTTATACAAAGGTAAACTAAGTGAAGAAACATCATCAAACCACCAATCTTCACCAGTTTCCTTTGATGTTAGGCTCATGGATATTCCATTCCACATTTCTGAATTATCTGGACTTTGAACAGAACTTGGACCA is from Medicago truncatula cultivar Jemalong A17 chromosome 1, MtrunA17r5.0-ANR, whole genome shotgun sequence and encodes:
- the LOC11427983 gene encoding uncharacterized protein translates to MTTIQSQAGKESSTVEKTASTFKRWGRKGPFLRYGLPMISLTVFGALGLGHLLQGSKDISRVKDDKEWEIIEARKALSRTGPVNAYKPKKISLDDELKALQQKVDINDYEFKKIPKPNEDRRV
- the LOC11427984 gene encoding BTB/POZ domain-containing protein At5g03250, producing MKDIPSDSEKSILELHDLPGGAKAFLLIARFCYGVKMELTPSNVVPLRCAAEFLQMSEDYGEGNLMIQTENFLNHIFGQWTDTLKALKTCEDVLPLAEELHITSRCIHSLVLKAADPTLAILPLSGPSSVQSPDNSEMWNGISMSLTSKETGEDWWFDDVSSLSLPLYKRFMQGAIARHMKPRRVSGSLVYYAKKHIPSLSSFQNGNSSKSNLSEADQRNLIEEIVELLPNEKGVTQTKFLLRSLRTAMALYASSCCCASLEKRIGFQLDEADLEDLLIPNIGYSMETIHDIDCVQRMLDHFMIVDNDDADSTSNNDIVEEERRIVGNCQRATPMTKVADLMDSYLAEVAPDVNLKFPKFQSLAAVIPDCARTLDDGIYRAIDIYLKSHAWMTESEKEQICRLMNCQKLSLEASTHAAQNERLPLRVVVQVLFFEQLKLRTSVAGWFFASDTLENSTTLSGNLALLRNDGNTTHNNPVVAFDHMKDRVSELEKECLSMKQDLEKMMKSKGSWNMLLKKLGCRLIPKPSNPKASKPCRKSKIAPDAVTELEENVVAVS